A stretch of the Candidatus Campbellbacteria bacterium genome encodes the following:
- a CDS encoding rod shape-determining protein, with amino-acid sequence MKLFSSGIGIDLGTTYVLVYVPQKGVIINEPSIIAVSKDTGKICAVGDEAKQMLGRTPESIEVHRPMKDGVIADYKVTEVMLRYFIRKAIGKYNPFKPQVVVSVPAGVTSTERRAVVEAAKRAGAKDVYVSKEPILAAIGAGVKVHESQGHMIVDAGGGTIDVAIISLGGIVKCTSVKCAGNRIDQAIMDYMRKNLNLAIGYKTAEAIKIKVGSAIPMKDELSMKVTGRDVMTGLPRVKEVRTNEIVRAIGKELNEMINAIKSVFNDLRPELAEDIMENGIIMTGGTSQLRNFQQLVEERTGVFATLAERSQYCVACGTGTVLKYLDTYKHALVLNR; translated from the coding sequence ATGAAATTATTTAGTTCAGGCATAGGAATTGATTTGGGAACGACTTATGTGTTGGTTTATGTTCCACAAAAGGGCGTGATAATAAACGAGCCGTCAATAATCGCTGTATCAAAAGATACTGGCAAGATTTGTGCGGTTGGTGATGAGGCAAAGCAGATGTTGGGAAGGACGCCTGAGAGCATTGAGGTTCATAGACCTATGAAGGATGGTGTTATCGCTGATTACAAGGTAACAGAAGTGATGTTGCGGTATTTTATAAGAAAAGCAATAGGAAAATACAATCCTTTCAAGCCGCAGGTTGTCGTGTCTGTTCCTGCAGGTGTAACATCCACGGAGAGAAGAGCAGTTGTTGAGGCTGCGAAACGGGCGGGCGCGAAAGATGTGTATGTTTCAAAAGAGCCGATTTTGGCGGCAATAGGTGCTGGCGTTAAGGTTCATGAATCTCAAGGTCATATGATTGTAGATGCAGGTGGCGGAACTATTGATGTCGCTATAATTTCACTTGGTGGCATAGTTAAATGCACTTCTGTTAAGTGTGCGGGCAATAGGATAGACCAAGCGATAATGGATTATATGAGGAAAAACCTTAACTTAGCGATAGGGTATAAAACTGCAGAGGCGATAAAAATAAAAGTTGGTTCTGCTATCCCTATGAAAGATGAACTTTCAATGAAGGTTACAGGGCGAGATGTTATGACGGGTCTTCCAAGGGTAAAAGAGGTGAGGACGAATGAGATAGTAAGGGCGATAGGGAAAGAGTTGAATGAGATGATAAATGCGATAAAATCTGTTTTCAACGACCTTAGACCAGAATTGGCGGAAGATATAATGGAAAATGGGATAATAATGACAGGTGGCACCTCGCAATTGCGCAATTTTCAGCAGTTGGTGGAGGAAAGGACTGGTGTTTTTGCCACTCTCGCTGAACGGTCTCAATATTGCGTTGCTTGTGGGACTGGAACAGTGTTGAAATATTTAGACACTTACAAGCATGCGTTGGTATTGAATAGATGA
- the frr gene encoding ribosome recycling factor → MAFDFTEFKDHIGKTEKWLSNEFSMMRTGRASLSVLDGVKVNNYGSIVPLNTIATLSIEDPRTISVNVWDSNVIGEVEKAITKADLGLSVSVTDAFVRVSFPEITSENKALLLKKAKEKHEEARISIRQIRDKIWNTIQKQQKDKEINEDEKFRYKNEMEKLVDETHKKLQAITEQKEKELQ, encoded by the coding sequence ATGGCATTTGATTTTACAGAGTTTAAAGATCATATCGGAAAGACAGAAAAATGGCTGTCAAACGAGTTCTCTATGATGAGAACGGGAAGGGCATCTTTGTCCGTTCTTGATGGGGTAAAAGTTAATAATTATGGTTCAATTGTTCCTCTAAACACCATCGCGACATTATCAATAGAAGACCCACGCACAATTTCAGTAAATGTATGGGACAGTAATGTTATAGGCGAAGTGGAGAAGGCAATAACAAAAGCAGATTTAGGGTTGTCTGTTTCTGTGACAGATGCTTTTGTAAGAGTGTCTTTTCCCGAGATTACTTCAGAGAATAAAGCGCTGTTGTTGAAAAAAGCGAAAGAAAAACATGAGGAAGCACGGATATCAATAAGACAAATAAGGGATAAAATATGGAATACGATACAGAAACAACAAAAGGATAAAGAGATAAATGAGGATGAGAAATTTAGATATAAAAATGAAATGGAAAAACTTGTTGATGAAACTCACAAGAAATTACAAGCCATAACCGAACAAAAAGAGAAAGAATTGCAATAG
- a CDS encoding M50 family metallopeptidase, translated as MLGIVIFVIVLFVVIVVHEFGHFIAAKSAGIKVEEFSVGFPPRITSVKKGETLYSLGMIPIGGFVKLFGDGDENTDKPRSFRKASNFSQAATLCAGVAFNFVLGLILFTIVYMVGNYVPYDERQHSSSDISVMIVGILENSPASSFFQAGDIIKKIDVNNNVVEPKNREEVSEALKTDEEVNITYVRDNKEYNSSLSAEELEVGGVVVNAIGIQTRDVIYERYGFFSAVRESFNLVVFIVRETLIALFNLVRTFDTSQLAGPVGIAQITSQTAAFGFIPLVFFTGLLSVSIGVLNLLPIPALDGGRLLLLGVGVVMGRPVSIKTERALNGVGFLLLIALLVVVTFVDINRLF; from the coding sequence ATGCTTGGAATAGTCATTTTTGTAATAGTTTTATTTGTTGTTATCGTAGTCCATGAATTTGGGCATTTTATAGCGGCAAAATCTGCAGGCATAAAGGTAGAAGAGTTTTCTGTTGGTTTTCCGCCACGCATAACCTCTGTAAAGAAAGGTGAAACCTTGTATTCACTTGGGATGATTCCCATAGGTGGTTTTGTGAAATTGTTTGGTGATGGGGATGAAAACACAGATAAACCAAGATCTTTTAGAAAAGCATCCAATTTTTCACAAGCAGCCACACTGTGTGCAGGTGTTGCGTTTAATTTTGTTTTGGGCTTGATACTTTTTACTATTGTTTATATGGTCGGAAATTATGTGCCGTATGACGAACGGCAACATAGCAGTTCAGACATATCTGTAATGATAGTGGGAATTTTGGAAAATTCTCCTGCATCTTCTTTTTTTCAAGCAGGGGATATAATCAAAAAAATTGATGTAAATAATAATGTCGTAGAGCCCAAAAATAGAGAGGAAGTGTCGGAAGCGTTGAAAACAGATGAGGAAGTAAATATTACTTATGTAAGAGATAATAAAGAATATAACTCGTCTTTATCTGCCGAGGAGTTGGAAGTTGGCGGTGTTGTTGTGAATGCGATAGGAATACAAACAAGGGATGTGATATATGAAAGGTATGGTTTTTTTAGTGCTGTAAGAGAAAGTTTTAATCTTGTGGTTTTTATTGTGAGAGAAACTCTTATCGCGCTTTTTAATCTTGTCAGAACATTTGATACAAGTCAGCTTGCTGGACCTGTCGGTATCGCACAGATAACTTCGCAGACAGCAGCGTTTGGCTTTATTCCGTTGGTATTTTTTACAGGGCTATTGTCGGTGAGTATAGGGGTTTTGAATTTGTTGCCGATACCTGCTCTTGATGGTGGAAGATTGCTTTTGTTGGGAGTTGGGGTTGTGATGGGAAGACCTGTTTCTATAAAAACTGAAAGAGCGCTTAATGGTGTGGGATTTCTTTTGCTCATAGCGCTTCTCGTTGTGGTTACTTTTGTAGATATAAATAGATTGTTTTGA
- a CDS encoding His/Gly/Thr/Pro-type tRNA ligase C-terminal domain-containing protein has protein sequence MLQSLLGIKTTREAPKDEVSKNAILLSRAGYIHKELAGAYVLLPLGLRVARKIEKIIRDEMDALGGIELHMTALQREDLWKKTDRWDDKKVDTWFKSKLNSGGDIGFGWTHEEVITNLMKHHISSHKDFPRLFYQIQTKFRNEKRAKSGLLRGREFTMKDLYSFTRTQEEHNEIYDEVANAYQRIYDNVGIGGSTYNTFASGGLFAKFSNEFQTVTDAGEDTIYIDENKNIAVNKEVLSDEVCADLGIKREELVEKRAIEVGNIFSLGTRFSDDLDLNYKDENGKEQKVVMGSYGIGVERLMGVVAELYGDENSMIFPTTIAPFDIHLIMLDEGDENVSMEAKELYDSLQYRGVEVLLDDRQVSAGEKLKDSDLLGIPKCAIVSSRTIKKKKVEYHDRINDMKKDISKDEFYAEFV, from the coding sequence ATGTTACAGTCCCTATTAGGTATAAAGACAACAAGAGAAGCACCAAAAGACGAGGTTTCAAAGAATGCGATATTGCTTTCACGGGCAGGTTATATCCATAAAGAACTTGCGGGTGCTTATGTTCTTTTGCCACTTGGTCTGCGTGTTGCAAGAAAAATAGAAAAGATAATTCGGGATGAGATGGATGCGCTTGGAGGGATAGAGCTTCATATGACTGCACTACAACGCGAAGATCTTTGGAAAAAGACGGACAGATGGGATGATAAAAAAGTAGACACTTGGTTTAAATCAAAACTTAATTCTGGTGGTGACATTGGTTTTGGATGGACTCACGAGGAAGTTATCACAAACCTTATGAAACATCATATAAGTTCTCATAAAGACTTTCCACGCCTTTTTTATCAGATTCAGACTAAGTTTCGCAATGAAAAAAGGGCAAAAAGTGGGTTGTTGAGAGGGAGAGAATTCACTATGAAGGACTTGTATTCTTTTACTAGAACACAAGAAGAGCATAATGAGATATATGATGAGGTCGCAAATGCTTACCAGAGGATATATGATAATGTCGGCATTGGTGGTTCCACATACAATACCTTTGCTTCTGGGGGTCTTTTTGCAAAATTTAGCAATGAATTCCAGACGGTTACGGATGCAGGTGAGGATACTATATATATAGACGAAAACAAGAATATAGCAGTAAATAAAGAGGTTTTGAGTGATGAGGTGTGTGCTGATTTGGGCATAAAGAGAGAGGAATTGGTAGAAAAGAGGGCGATAGAGGTTGGTAATATATTTAGTTTGGGGACTCGTTTTTCAGATGATTTGGATTTGAATTATAAAGATGAGAACGGAAAGGAGCAGAAGGTTGTGATGGGTTCTTATGGAATTGGTGTTGAAAGATTGATGGGTGTTGTTGCAGAATTATATGGTGATGAAAATTCAATGATTTTTCCTACCACGATAGCGCCTTTTGATATACATTTAATTATGCTTGACGAAGGGGATGAAAATGTTAGTATGGAAGCGAAAGAGCTGTATGATTCGTTGCAGTATAGAGGGGTTGAAGTTTTGCTTGATGACCGACAGGTTAGTGCAGGTGAAAAACTAAAAGATTCTGATTTGTTGGGTATTCCAAAATGTGCGATTGTCTCTTCAAGGACGATTAAGAAAAAGAAGGTGGAGTATCACGACCGCATAAATGATATGAAGAAAGATATATCAAAAGATGAGTTTTATGCAGAGTTTGTATAA
- a CDS encoding rod shape-determining protein: MESFFKKIIDKVRNSLTNDIGIDLGTVNTLVHIKGKGIIYNEPSLVAVNQKTGKIVAIGHKALEMLGKAPKHINIIHPLVDGVVSDFEVTEELMRYLLRLVQKKYPKFFGPRAVIGVPSEITNVEQRAVRSATRNAGARVVHIIPEPLAAAVGIGVPIGEIRGEMIVDIGGGTSDIMVISMEGIVASKNVRVAGQKMNDAIVNHIREVFKLLIGLRSAEELKKHTSPFILEDSRKRFAIRGRNIVSGLPQEITVTGQDVQHSISHLTEEIIEGIKEVLELAPPEISADLYKRGLYLVGGGALIQGLPEVISKEIGILVKVPEDPLLSVAYGAGIIANDVDSYKNILIPDDDDE, encoded by the coding sequence ATGGAAAGTTTTTTCAAAAAAATAATAGACAAAGTAAGAAATTCTTTAACGAATGATATAGGTATTGATTTAGGAACGGTTAATACTCTTGTTCATATAAAAGGTAAGGGGATAATATACAACGAGCCGTCATTGGTAGCAGTCAATCAGAAAACGGGAAAGATAGTTGCGATAGGGCATAAAGCTCTTGAAATGCTTGGTAAAGCGCCAAAACATATCAACATAATACATCCGCTTGTGGATGGTGTGGTGTCAGATTTTGAAGTGACGGAAGAGTTGATGAGGTATCTGTTGCGATTAGTCCAAAAGAAATACCCTAAATTCTTTGGTCCAAGGGCAGTTATAGGTGTTCCTTCAGAGATTACAAATGTTGAACAACGGGCAGTTCGCAGTGCGACAAGAAACGCCGGCGCAAGAGTTGTGCATATAATACCTGAGCCGCTTGCCGCTGCTGTTGGTATTGGGGTTCCTATAGGAGAGATAAGAGGTGAGATGATAGTTGATATTGGTGGCGGAACAAGTGACATAATGGTGATTTCAATGGAGGGGATAGTCGCTTCTAAAAATGTTCGTGTTGCAGGGCAGAAAATGAATGATGCGATAGTGAATCATATAAGAGAGGTGTTCAAGCTTTTGATAGGGTTAAGGTCTGCAGAAGAATTAAAAAAACACACAAGCCCTTTTATTCTTGAAGACAGCAGAAAAAGATTTGCGATAAGAGGAAGAAATATAGTAAGCGGTTTGCCACAAGAGATAACTGTAACAGGACAAGATGTTCAGCACTCTATATCACATCTTACAGAAGAAATAATTGAGGGTATAAAAGAAGTACTTGAGTTGGCACCGCCAGAGATATCAGCAGATTTATATAAAAGAGGTCTTTATCTTGTTGGTGGTGGTGCGTTAATTCAAGGTCTTCCTGAAGTGATAAGTAAAGAAATAGGTATATTAGTAAAAGTTCCAGAAGATCCTTTGCTGTCTGTTGCATATGGAGCGGGGATAATAGCAAATGATGTTGATAGTTATAAAAACATACTAATACCTGATGATGACGATGAATAA
- a CDS encoding penicillin-binding transpeptidase domain-containing protein codes for MKKENNDIEIEEIIQDAINLPKFLDKEDEGHIVSIVPQKAIVITGLLIFLLLFLFIGRTFFLQIVNGSVYADISRKNSFNKEIIFQKRGIIYDRNGERIGWNSKNEEEDFPYRKYTDKNGMAHLIGFVSYPQKDDKGFYFRESIEGIDGVEELFNDHLSGRAGSIIVEKNAKGDTLSKHILDNPVNGKDIELSVDSDISDFLYNKMEMTAEERGFQGGSALLMSLETGELLALVNYPEYAQEEIASGNEEEIEKFLKDDKSPFFNRAISGLYSPGSTIKPFVAFGVLEEDIISPHKIINVTGSIEIQNPYNKELKSVFHDWKPHGPVDFVRALAVSSNIYFYQIGGGFETQKGLGIKKIEEYLRKFQIGASTDTGLAYEPDGVIPTPEWKEEVFNDPWRVGDTYNTVVGQYGFEVTPLQMIRSISGIAKGSVVTPTITKPDEVSERAIELKDDDSFDLVREGMRQAVLSGTAKGLNVPYVDIAAKTGTAEIGVKKDLVNSWAIGFFPYEEPKYVFAVVMERGPVENTIGGVFVARGMFDWMAENKRELLQ; via the coding sequence ATGAAAAAGGAAAATAACGACATAGAAATAGAAGAAATAATACAAGATGCGATAAATCTGCCTAAATTCCTTGATAAAGAGGATGAAGGACATATAGTAAGCATCGTCCCACAAAAGGCGATAGTTATAACAGGTCTACTGATATTTCTCTTGCTATTCCTTTTTATAGGAAGGACTTTCTTTTTACAGATAGTTAATGGCTCGGTATATGCTGATATAAGCAGAAAAAACTCATTTAACAAAGAAATTATATTTCAGAAAAGAGGGATAATATATGACAGGAATGGCGAAAGAATCGGATGGAACAGTAAAAATGAGGAAGAAGACTTTCCTTATCGTAAATATACGGACAAAAATGGTATGGCTCATTTGATTGGCTTTGTTTCTTATCCTCAAAAGGATGACAAGGGATTTTATTTCAGAGAAAGCATTGAGGGTATTGATGGCGTGGAGGAGTTGTTTAATGATCATCTTTCTGGTCGGGCAGGTTCAATAATTGTTGAAAAAAACGCAAAAGGTGATACATTATCAAAACATATATTAGATAACCCAGTAAATGGAAAAGATATTGAGCTTTCTGTTGATTCAGATATAAGCGATTTTCTTTATAACAAAATGGAAATGACCGCAGAAGAGAGAGGGTTTCAAGGTGGTTCTGCGTTACTTATGAGCCTTGAAACAGGGGAATTGCTTGCATTAGTGAATTACCCAGAATATGCCCAAGAAGAAATAGCAAGCGGTAATGAGGAGGAAATAGAAAAATTCTTAAAGGATGATAAATCCCCTTTCTTTAATAGAGCAATTTCTGGTCTTTATTCTCCTGGTTCTACGATAAAACCATTCGTTGCTTTTGGTGTTCTTGAGGAAGACATAATCTCTCCACATAAAATTATAAATGTTACCGGTTCAATAGAAATACAAAACCCATATAACAAAGAATTAAAAAGTGTGTTCCATGATTGGAAACCACATGGTCCTGTTGATTTTGTGAGAGCATTAGCAGTGTCTTCTAATATTTACTTTTATCAAATAGGTGGAGGTTTTGAAACACAGAAAGGATTGGGTATTAAGAAAATTGAAGAATACCTGAGAAAGTTTCAAATAGGCGCATCTACGGACACAGGTCTTGCTTATGAACCAGATGGGGTTATACCCACGCCAGAATGGAAAGAGGAAGTGTTTAATGATCCGTGGAGGGTTGGTGATACATATAATACAGTTGTAGGACAATATGGATTTGAAGTGACACCTCTTCAAATGATTAGATCTATCTCAGGGATAGCAAAGGGAAGTGTGGTTACACCCACGATAACAAAGCCAGATGAAGTGAGTGAAAGGGCAATAGAATTAAAAGATGATGATTCTTTTGACTTGGTAAGGGAAGGGATGAGACAAGCAGTTTTATCAGGGACTGCAAAAGGGCTTAATGTTCCTTATGTTGATATCGCGGCAAAGACAGGAACAGCAGAAATAGGCGTAAAAAAAGATTTAGTGAATTCATGGGCTATAGGTTTCTTTCCTTATGAAGAACCAAAATATGTATTTGCCGTAGTGATGGAAAGAGGACCAGTAGAAAACACAATCGGTGGGGTATTTGTTGCAAGAGGTATGTTTGACTGGATGGCGGAGAACAAAAGGGAGTTGTTGCAATAA
- the greA gene encoding transcription elongation factor GreA: protein MENDKREITKEYKEQLKKELKELTTVKRKEVVEALKQARAHGDLSENAEYHACREMQGQLEQKIKEIEDILLNSVVVESSDKNIVGVGCVVKLKKAPSNEEVVFKIVSPEESNIAESKLSYQSPLGTLLIDKKTGDIVSVEAKSGKIDYKILSIE, encoded by the coding sequence ATGGAAAATGACAAAAGAGAAATAACAAAAGAATATAAAGAGCAATTAAAGAAAGAGTTAAAAGAGCTAACTACTGTTAAGCGTAAGGAAGTTGTGGAAGCGTTGAAACAAGCAAGAGCACACGGAGACCTTTCTGAGAATGCGGAATATCATGCGTGTCGCGAGATGCAGGGACAACTGGAGCAAAAGATAAAAGAGATAGAAGATATACTTTTGAATTCAGTTGTTGTGGAATCAAGTGACAAAAACATTGTTGGCGTGGGTTGTGTTGTAAAACTCAAAAAAGCACCATCAAATGAAGAAGTGGTTTTTAAGATAGTAAGCCCAGAGGAATCAAATATAGCCGAATCCAAGTTGTCTTACCAGTCGCCATTGGGGACTTTATTGATTGACAAGAAAACAGGCGATATTGTTTCAGTGGAAGCCAAAAGTGGGAAAATAGACTATAAGATTCTCTCAATAGAATAA